One region of Armigeres subalbatus isolate Guangzhou_Male chromosome 3, GZ_Asu_2, whole genome shotgun sequence genomic DNA includes:
- the LOC134222950 gene encoding uncharacterized protein LOC134222950 — MEYMSRKSDKRMVNRPRSIEQLAQLPVEVTDSDDNIEELILELKFISPNSNTKSRAEELWMITFSDREKYRKNKDFQEYLKLYPVASAFDGIMVSMDFVKMYPDANSFQICKKKFLQNMAICFFTFKVMDDPVGYNNMPILFVHEAPEGINGGTFVWKECTIKIAANILDCFRILCEAINVFNCDISPENKQFYAFIFAVVMKYRSS, encoded by the exons ATGGAGTATATGTCCAGGAAATCCGACAAACGAATGGTTAACAGGCCAAGGTCGATCGAGCAGCTTGCGCAATTACCGGTAGAAGTGACAGATTCCGATGACAACATAGAGGAGTTG ATTCTCGAGTTAAAATTCATCAGCCCAAATTCGAATACCAAGTCTCGTGCAGAAGAATTGTGGATGATAACGTTTTCAGATCGTGAAAAATACCGTAAAAACAAAGATTTCCAGGAATACTTGAAGCTGTACCCGGTAGCATCTGCCTTCGATGGAATCATG gTATCAATGGATTTCGTTAAAATGTATCCTGATGcgaacagttttcaaatttgcaaGAAAAAGTTCTTGCAAAATATGGCGATTTGTTTCTTCACATTCAAAGTG ATGGACGATCCTGTTGGGTACAACAATATGCCAATCCTATTCGTACACGAAGCACCTGAAGGGATTAATGGTGGAACATTCGTCTGGAAGGAGTGCACTATCAAGATAGCAGCCAATATTCTTGATTGTTTCCGAATCCTTTGCGAAGCAATTAATGTATTCAACTGCGACATTAGTCCCGAGAACAAGCAGTTCTATGCGTTCATATTCGCAGTAGTGATGAAGTATAGAAGTAGTTGA
- the LOC134222948 gene encoding uncharacterized protein LOC134222948, which translates to MKVILESLMKVDNSVADLFLNEGIDDVETFLDLDEQDFTRLRLKTKLIKTIQKIQKDYMNNPIIEELEEGDPLSISDNGNGEGNGGPSENPYRGILLEQAIDINIIFSKTPSGNEIMEVLNEEINPNDKLLNQINRILCEFLKLNYGLHPSTFHKNLLAVSLVNTYPVLGSTNRDVPQARAGILLRVVEMCVSFALLKKTAESVFRLSLILSFPQRSESSLCFYSAANAFVRHKELRINDEINTPCSSMSFDKTVNQTE; encoded by the exons tAAATGAAGGCATTGACGACGTGGAGACCTTTCTGGATCTTGATGAACAGGACTTCACACGACTACGACTTAAAACAAAGCTTATTAAGACTatccaaaaaatacaaaaagactatATGAACAATCCAATAATTGAAGAACTGGAGGAAGGCGATCCACTTTCCATTTCGGATAATGGTAACGGCGAGGGTAACGGAGGACCATCAGAAAACCCATACCGCGGGATTTTACTGGAACAG GCTATCGACATAAACATCATCTTCAGCAAAACACCTTCGGGAAATGAGATCATGGAAGTTTTGAATGAAGAAATAAACCCGAATGACAAACTGTTGAATCAAATAAATCGAATACTCTGCGAATTTCTGAAGTTAAATTATGGATT GCATCCTTCGACCTTCCACAAGAATTTGTTGGCGGTTTCGCTTGTTAATACATACCCAGTACTAGGATCGACGAACCGTGATGTTCCCCAGGCCAGGGCTGGCATACTCCTCAGAGTAGTCGAAATGTGCGTATCTTTTGCACTCCTCAAAAAGACCGCAGAGAGTGTGTTTCGCTTATCGCTCATTCTTTCTTTTCCACAACGCAGTGAGTCCTCTTTGTGTTTCTACTCTGCAGCGAATGCATTTGTCAGACACAAAgagttgaggataaatgatgaaataaacacaccgtgttcctcaatgagttttgacaaaacggtgaatcaaacagaatga